One Streptomyces fagopyri DNA window includes the following coding sequences:
- a CDS encoding mobile element transfer protein — MPANPRFRRVVRIGPVQVATYYDARGREKHAAACTAPRCGFCTDYDSRAAAELAARTHRCATR, encoded by the coding sequence ATGCCCGCGAACCCGCGCTTTCGCCGAGTCGTCCGCATCGGCCCCGTCCAGGTGGCCACGTACTACGACGCCCGGGGCCGCGAGAAGCACGCCGCCGCCTGCACCGCACCGCGCTGCGGCTTCTGCACCGACTACGACAGCCGCGCCGCCGCCGAACTGGCCGCGCGCACCCACCGCTGCGCGACCCGCTGA
- a CDS encoding DUF2637 domain-containing protein, whose amino-acid sequence MTRPVFRADAVLVQAVIAGALSFAHLHDLAAAAGQSGWKAWAYPVSVDLLLVAAWHRLRTGGPKAAAWVWFLVALTASLGANVSTAGLLDLDHVPAWLRILVAGWPAVDFLDGTLLAHRSPVTAPEPEPGRGKAPTRIDENDPITPAPEPSAVHSPLNAAMPPALVALAHKVADEHRTRTGTAIDTATLRARLGVPLPLAEAIAARLA is encoded by the coding sequence ATGACCCGGCCCGTCTTCCGCGCGGACGCGGTCCTGGTCCAAGCCGTCATCGCCGGGGCCCTGTCCTTCGCCCACCTGCACGACCTCGCCGCCGCTGCCGGACAGAGCGGATGGAAGGCCTGGGCCTATCCGGTCTCGGTCGACCTGCTTCTCGTCGCCGCCTGGCACCGACTCCGCACCGGAGGACCGAAAGCCGCGGCGTGGGTCTGGTTCCTCGTCGCCCTGACGGCCTCGCTCGGAGCCAACGTTTCGACCGCCGGCCTCCTCGACCTGGACCACGTTCCCGCCTGGCTGCGGATCCTTGTCGCCGGATGGCCCGCGGTCGACTTCCTCGACGGAACCCTGCTCGCTCACCGAAGCCCCGTGACGGCGCCGGAACCGGAACCGGGGCGGGGGAAGGCGCCCACCCGGATCGACGAGAACGATCCGATCACCCCGGCTCCTGAACCGTCGGCCGTCCATTCCCCCCTCAATGCCGCCATGCCGCCCGCCCTCGTCGCACTGGCCCACAAGGTCGCCGATGAACACCGCACCCGGACGGGGACGGCCATCGACACCGCGACCCTGCGCGCCCGCCTCGGCGTCCCGCTGCCGCTCGCCGAAGCCATCGCCGCCCGACTCGCCTGA